A stretch of DNA from Desulfuromonadaceae bacterium:
CTGTTCCGCGAGAGTCGGTCGCTGGTCGAACTGGCCGGGCGCGAGCTGGTGGTGGTCGATGACGGCCTGGCCAGCGGCTTTACCCTGCTGGTCGCCCTGGCCGCGTTGCGCAATGCCGGGGCGACCACGCTCATTGTCGCCGTGCCGACCGCCCATGAACGGGCGCTGTTGCGTGTGGCCGCGACGGCTGACGCCGTCTGCTGCGCCAATGTTCGCCAGGGAGCGCGTTTTGCCGTGGCGGCGGCCTACCGGCGCGGGTACGATGTCAGCGAAGCGGAGTCCGGACGCCTGCTCTGGTCACGGAACTCCGCTCCGGCCTGATGACACGAATTAACCCGCCCCGGGGTCTGTATCCGCTGCATCTTGGAACAACAGGTCGCGCCGCGTCGGTGCGACGCAGAGCTGGCCCCGATGTCGGTCGGAACAACGTTTAATCGACCGACCGAGCGGGGGACGAGAAGACGATTGCCGAGCGGTTGGCATGGATAGAGTCTTCGACGGTCGGGGGGTGGGGAGGATGACACGCGATAATGGTCTGTTTTTTCTTGCCAAATTACATTGTACCCCTATAATGATGAAATTTACTGGCATAAGCATTAATTTTTTCGGGAGATTTGTTATGATTCGGTTTGCAACGCGACTTGTCATTTTGTTGGTGGTTGTCCTGGCTTTCGGTAGCAGTGCTCTGGCTGAGAACCGCGCGGGGGCGGTCACGCTGACGCCGCTGGTCGGTATTCATGTACTCGATGGTGCCCTCGACCTGGAGAATCAAGGGTTCGCCGGGCTCGGGTTCGGCTACAATGTCGACAAAAACTGGAGCCTCGAACTTGATGGCCGCTATACGCCGACCGAGTATGATGCCAGCCGCGGGAGCCGGGATGTCGGTATCTATACCATCGGTGCCGGTCTGCTCTATCATTTTCAGCCCGAAGACGCCCTCAACCCCTATCTGGGGGTCGGCCTTGGCGGGATCATCTATGATTTTGACAAAGGCGGTCGGGGGCAGGATGAAGACTACATGGGCTACGTGAATGGTGGCATCAAACACGTTCTTACCGAGCTGCTCGCTTTGCGGATCGATCTGCGCTACATGCTCAACCCCAAGACCCAGGCTGACTTCGCTTCAGATAGTGGTGATGAGCGCGAATGGCGTCATCATTTCCAGGCCATGCTTGGGCTGGCCTTTCAGTTTGGCGGCACCTCCAGTACACCGGTGAAGGCCGTGCCGGTAGCCGAAGCGTGGCCCGAGCAGCGATCGGAAGAAGTTCCGGTCGAGGTTCAGGCTCCGGCCCTGGTTGAGACCCAGCTTCAATCTCCGCTTGACAGCGACAAAGATGGTGTTCTGGACGCGCATGACGAGTGTCCGGGGACGGCCGCCGGGGTGCGCGTCGGTTTCACTGGTTGTCCGCTTGACAGCGACAACGACGGTATTGCTGACAGCTATGATGAGTGCCCCGGAACGGCCGCCGGAGTTACGGTTGACGTCAACGGTTGCCCGCCCGACAGCGATAAGGATGGCGTTGCTGACAGCGAGGACATCTGTCCGAACACCCGCGCCGGGTTGGCGGTCGACCGTAAGGGGTGTCCGCCGCCGATCGAGCAAAACGTCAAAATCAATCTCAATATTTTGTTCGCTTCAGGGCAGACAAAAATCGCGAATCGATACACTGCTGAAATCAATAAACTCGGTGAATTCATGAATACCTATCCGGGCACGACCACGACGATTGAAGGATACACCGACAGTACCGGCTCTGCCGCACTGAACAAAAAACTTTCTCAGCGGCGTGCCGATGCGGTGCGCACCTACCTGATTAAAAAATATCAAATTGCTCCCGCTCGTATCAAGGCCGTCGGTCACGGGCCCAAGAATCCGGTCGCCGATAATGCCACCGCTGCGGGGCGTCGGCAAAACCGGCGGATTGAGGCTGCGATCGAGACCACCGTGTTCAAACCCCGGTAACCGTATCCGAATATAGTTACACCCGTAACGACAAAGCCTCCGGTATCTCTTCCGGGGGCTTTGTCGTTACGGAAATCCGTCCCGGTCAAATTTATCCCCCTTTATTTTTTGCATATCTGCAAAACCCGCCATATCCGGTCGCGTCATCGCAAAATACACCTGCATATCTCCGTAATCTCCGGTGTTGCACCATTTTGAAAAACATTTCGCAGTTAAACTCTTCCCCCTGTTTATTCGCAACAGCGCAAATCCCTGGCCGTCGAACCTTTGTGTCAAGACTGTTTTACTTTTTTATAACTTATTGAATTTAAAGGATAAAATTTAATATTAAATATTTTTATCGGGTTGGTATCCAGGTTGCTAACTAGACGCATACATAACAATGTATCGGCAGATAAAACATTTCAAAAGGAGTGAGCAGATGCTGAATCGATTACTGCGAAAAAAACCTGCTCCGATCAAATTCCGCGGCAGGAGGCGTTGGCCGCTCCTTTTTCAACTGAGATACACAGCCATGCAAGACAGCTTTTTTATGACAAAGGAGAAAATAACTATGAAGAAAGTAACTGCTTTTAGTGGATGGCGGGTTGTCATTGCCGGAACGGGAATCAATCTTGCTCTCGGTATCCTGTATGCCTACAGCATGCTCAAGGGGGATATTGGCAAGCTGTTCAGTGGTGCCGGTGACCCGTACGCGGTAGCGTGTCTCTCTTTTGCCGCTTCGATGATTATCGGTGGCAAGGCGCAGGACAAGTTTGGCCCGCGAATCACCGCCATCATCGGTGGATTGCTGGTCGGTGCAGGTTTTATCGTCTGTTCACAAACATCCGCCTACTGGGGGTGGATTCTCGGTTTTGGCGTGCTGGCCGGTCTCGGTTTCGGTTTTGGATATTCTGCCGCCACTCCGCCAGCGTTGAAATGGTTTCCATCGACCAAGACCGGTCTGATCGCCGGGATTGTGGTATCTGGTTTTGGCATCGCGCCGGTTTATCTGGCGCCGGTGTCCAAGTATTTGCTCGGTGCTTACGGATTGCACAATACGATGATGATTCTGGGCATTGCTTTTATTGCTATTGTCTGCGGTATGGCGCTGATGGTGACCAATCCTCCTGCGGGCTTCGTGCCTGCCGAAACGGCAACGATCCAGGCAAAGAAATTGTCCAGTGTTGTCAACATGACCCCGCAAGAGGTGTTGCGGGACAAACGCCTCTATCTGCTCTGGATTGCCTTTTTTGTCGGCGCCGGTGCCGGGCTGATGGTGATTGGCAGTGTTGCCGGGATCGCCAAAAAGAGCATGGGCGAATACGCCTTTATCGCCGTCGCCGTGATGGCCATCGGCAACGCATCGGGACGCATTATCGCCGGTATTCTCTCGGACAAAATTGGCCGGGTGAACACGTTGATGATCATGCTGGTTTTTCAGGCGATGTTGATGTTTTCCGCTATCTGGGTGGTTGGCGGAAATCACGGTGGCGCGATTCTGGTAACGTTGCTGGCGACCTTCATGGGTTTTAATTACGGAACCAATTTATCACTCTTCCCTTCCTTTGCCAAAGATTACTGGGGTGCCACCCATTACGGAATGAACTACGGTATCCTGTTTTCGGCCTGGGGGATCGGGGCTTTTGTCCTGGTGAAGCTCTCCGCAGCAATTACCGTTAAAACTGGTGGCGTTGCAACTTCTTTTGCTGCCGCCGGAATCTTGCTACTGATCGGCGCGATGATCGCCAGAACGTTGACCCCCCCGCAGGTTGCCGACGACGTTGTCGTCCCGGTTACCGAAGCGGAACTCGCCGTCGAACAGGCGCGCAATTAAAAATATATCGACTCAGTCGATCAGCTCCACCCCATAGTGTTACACCTCTGTTATTCGGCCCCTTTCGAGGGGCCGTTTTTTTTACTTTGCTACGCATCAATTTTTTTACTGACATCGGCGGCGTACGCTGTAAACTCTAATTTTGCCAAAATTACATACACTGTGAGGTTTTTGAAGAATGACATCTTTATCTGTTGGTGACTGTTACGCCGGTTTTCATGTTGATTCAAATCATGATTTGAAAGAAATTAATGCCCGTCTGTGGCGTCTCACCCATGGTGTGACCGGGGCCCGTCTGAGCTATCTTGAAACGTCCGATCCGAACAATCTTTTTGCGGTCGGCTTTCGTACTCCGCCCGCAGACTCGACCGGCGTTGCACACATCCTCGAACACACGGTTCTTTGCGGATCGCAAAATTTTCCGGTGCGCGATCCGTTTTTTGCGATGCTCAAGCGCAGTCTCAATACGTTCATGAATGCGATGACCTCCAGTGACTGGACGCTTTATCCGTTCTCCAGCATGAATCGCAAAGATTACGACAATCTGCTCTCAATCTATCTTGACGCGACTTTTTTTCCACTGTTGCGGGAAGAAGACTTTGGTCAGGAAGGACACCGTCTTGAATTTACGGTAGCCGACGATCCGCACTCCGCGCTGACATATAAAGGGGTGGTTTACAACGAGATGAAAGGGGCAATGGCTGATCCGGCTTCGCTGGTCAGTCGCCGTCTGCACCGCCACCTTTTTCCGACGACGACTTATCGGCACAACTCCGGGGGCGAGCCGAGTGACATCCCCGCCCTGACGCATGCTGCCCTGAAAAGATTCCACGCTGAATATTATCATCCGAGCAATGCCTGGTTTTTCTTGTACGG
This window harbors:
- a CDS encoding OmpA family protein; this encodes MIRFATRLVILLVVVLAFGSSALAENRAGAVTLTPLVGIHVLDGALDLENQGFAGLGFGYNVDKNWSLELDGRYTPTEYDASRGSRDVGIYTIGAGLLYHFQPEDALNPYLGVGLGGIIYDFDKGGRGQDEDYMGYVNGGIKHVLTELLALRIDLRYMLNPKTQADFASDSGDEREWRHHFQAMLGLAFQFGGTSSTPVKAVPVAEAWPEQRSEEVPVEVQAPALVETQLQSPLDSDKDGVLDAHDECPGTAAGVRVGFTGCPLDSDNDGIADSYDECPGTAAGVTVDVNGCPPDSDKDGVADSEDICPNTRAGLAVDRKGCPPPIEQNVKINLNILFASGQTKIANRYTAEINKLGEFMNTYPGTTTTIEGYTDSTGSAALNKKLSQRRADAVRTYLIKKYQIAPARIKAVGHGPKNPVADNATAAGRRQNRRIEAAIETTVFKPR
- a CDS encoding OFA family MFS transporter, producing the protein MKKVTAFSGWRVVIAGTGINLALGILYAYSMLKGDIGKLFSGAGDPYAVACLSFAASMIIGGKAQDKFGPRITAIIGGLLVGAGFIVCSQTSAYWGWILGFGVLAGLGFGFGYSAATPPALKWFPSTKTGLIAGIVVSGFGIAPVYLAPVSKYLLGAYGLHNTMMILGIAFIAIVCGMALMVTNPPAGFVPAETATIQAKKLSSVVNMTPQEVLRDKRLYLLWIAFFVGAGAGLMVIGSVAGIAKKSMGEYAFIAVAVMAIGNASGRIIAGILSDKIGRVNTLMIMLVFQAMLMFSAIWVVGGNHGGAILVTLLATFMGFNYGTNLSLFPSFAKDYWGATHYGMNYGILFSAWGIGAFVLVKLSAAITVKTGGVATSFAAAGILLLIGAMIARTLTPPQVADDVVVPVTEAELAVEQARN